The Glycine soja cultivar W05 chromosome 19, ASM419377v2, whole genome shotgun sequence genomic sequence TTTTTTGCTTCCTGCGCCTcctaaagaacaaaaataccCCTTTCCAGAATGGTAAAATCCCAATTCCGGAAACTCCTTTCcagaatgttaatttttttcactattcCGGAAAGGGATTTCCAGAATGTTGTTGTGTTTTACACCTTTCTATGCCATTCGTAACTTCTTTCTTGCACCACAGTGGTCAACGACCGTGTTTGGTGGTGGGTGGTTGGATGGAGGGGTATTGTTGTCTGTTTGAGTTTTTTGGAGGTGCAGGAAGAACAAAGGGGTGCGGGAAGCAATTGCCTTCTGTGAATTAGACCTGCttctttaactttaaaaaaacgtGATTTTTGaggctttttttatataatttttaagaaattatttttattaacttcTGAAAAAAGCACTACAGGTTaaagttttacttttttacAAATAACTTACTAtgaattttcttaaatatatctttcaattaaaaagtttaaataaacaAGGTGAAAAAGCTAGTACAAGTGTAAGCTACATTTGGTACCATTTGGAGGGGTTATTTATTTGTAACATCTTTGGGGAATGGGTAGATAATTATTCAGGCTTCATTAGTTAAGTCTCCATGCTGAAATATGACTATCTTGACTGAAAAAATTGAAGGTCTCTGTATAATATGGTAACAGGAAGTTAATTTGTAATTCTAATTATCATATCTCCATTAGCTATTAATCTAGTTTTGCATGGATGCTTCTAATTCTCAAATAACAAGAGAACTATTTTAATAATGTCATAAACATGGCAAGTGAAAAGGGTGAGGAACAGTAACATTCTATTTCTTAAATAACTTTAGACTTGCATTGGCCGGCAACAATGCTCATGGCACACAACAAGCAAAAAGATGATGTTAATTAGTTGTTTTGTTTATGTTGCCATCTGGACGATGCACCCAAATCTCTGAAATGCTTTTCATTTGAGTGTTctaataacaaacaaaataactGCTTGTCAAACTCTTAAAATGACAATCAACAAGATATTCCAATTATGTGCTTTTTCCAACAAGTGGTTGCATAGACTATTAACCAATCCAATGCTCAATATGAGGAAGTTAGAGTCTCTTTTCTGTCTCTCTCATTTTCGGACAACCAAAAAATGCTTATACTTCATTACAAGTGTTGGTCGTTATTACTATAACTCTTAGTTACATGAATTCTTCTTAAAATTGCATTTAAGAAGAATTGCATTTACTGAATGTGAATTCTTCTTAAAATGCATGAACTCCCTATGGATTTTTGGAATTGGAATAGAACTGTGTTTCCAACATCTATATTGCTTGTTTGTATCTTCATTTTGATCACCACTATGGAGTCGGCAACTTCTGAGGCTGTGGATACAGGTTGCAGCCTCAAAATTCAACTTTCACCTTTATTGAATGATTCAAGAAGTGAAGAGGGAGACTGGGATGAAATCCTTCATAACAAGTGCTGTGGAGCAGCATTCGATGCTTACATCTATGCACTCGGTTGGCGGGCAAATCAAACTGGAAAGATTTACTTAGATTCTACTGAGCAAAGAAATTGTCTGTCTAGAATGAAAAGTTTGAATGATGATGTTTTTGGTTGTGGAATTGAGAACCTAACAAGTGGTGCTGGTGGGTGTTCTGACTTGTTGGTTTCTGATGTTAGGAGTAGATTAGGAAATGAGCTTAGAAGTTTAGATGAAAACTGTCAACAGTCATGTTCTTTGTGCCTGAAGACCTGGAATACAATAGGAGGGACAGATTCCAGAAAGACCAATGCCAAAACTGAAAAAATTGAAGCTGATCTCTGTAGAATTGCAGTTCTTGTGACATTGATAAGCAGCAAAATTGAAAATGTGATGTATGTCAAAACAGTTCTGAGATGCCTTGGAGCACAACATATTTATTCAGGTGAGTGTACACATAAATTTGGATTGTTATCTTATATGAAGTGCTAGTTAACCTTTGTGATCACTCTTCTTTTCTCTAGCAGAAAATCAAATCACAGAAGGCAATAATCAGAAGATGAAGAGGAATATAGGTGCTTAAATGTTTCAATGATTGTGCTTCCAAATATGCATATTGTGGTGTGATCCTCTCTTTTGGTCATCATTGCTTTTATGTGGAATAAGGTATATGGATTGTGACTGGAGCAATCATAGGGGTTATATTGATAATACTTATCACTGCATGCTTCATGTCTCGTAGATACTTCAGATCAGCCCCACCAAAAAAAGAAGGTAAGTccacaattattttaaactcaTGCTAGATAGTATCATAGATTAAGGTTATTATGCTCATgtcatgaacttttttttttttttttacagtaacaTTTGGAGACATGTTAAGGAAAACTGCCTGTCCTAGAGTTCCTATTAAGGAAGTGTATGCGGCCACAAACCATCTGAATGAAATGAATATCATTGGGAAAGGAACTTCAGGTGAGATTCTTTTTTCTCATCTTGTTGAAAAGCTGGTggtgacaaaaaattatttaacctaATCATGAATGAGTCTAGACAAAATCGCAAAATACAATAAGACAGTTAAATCTAAATTTCCTAGATGTCTAGGCATAATACAGATACATATTACTGGGAAATAAGAGCTACAGGAATTGGATAAGTGTTTCTAgagttaaaaacttaaaatcttGGTTCTTTGCCTTGCCAAACCAATTGAAGACATCCActtatttgtttaaattgtCCAAGCTTGATTGAAGTTGTATGTATAAGGAAATCTTATTAATGGATTTCAATTTTAGGTAAGGTCTATAAGGGTACAATGACAAATAATCTGAATGTTGCAATAAAGCACATAATCAATGATGATGGAAATGTGAACACTTTTGTCAGAGAAATTACAAGCTTATCTCATGTCAGACACCCTAATATTGTTGCTTTGTTGAGTTACTGTGTTGAGGGAGATGAACGTTTTCTGGTTTATGAACTATGTCCCAATGGGAGCCTTTCAGAATGGCTATTtggtaattataattttaccctttttttggCATGATTGTTTGAATATGTTTACTCTTCTATCCATGTTCTCTGAAGATTTAACAATTGAATACATCAGGCAAGAACAAGGTGCTATCCTGGATACAAAGGCTAGAAATCGCAATTGATTGTGCTAGAGGTCTTTGGTTCTTACATACTTACCAAGGAGGATGCATTGTTCACCGTGATATCAAGGTCAATCTTTATTATTGTAACATGACATGTTCCAGATTTATTATTGGGGTTACTAAATCTCTAGATATGGATCAATGCTTCTATATCTAAAACTTAGGGAATCCTATTCAATTGTTGACAATATAATGCAATTATAAGGTCAAGTCTCACTCAGTCACTCAGGACTTTCTTTTTTCCCATTTCTTTGGGTCCTAAACTACTTTCTCATGTATACAAAACCAATGAAAGGTCTCAAGTATAATGGATATTTAATAGAGTTACCTACATTTTGCATGCAGCCAACAAATATTCTTCTGGGGTCCAAATTTGAGGCAAAGCTATCAGACTTTGGACTGTCTAAAGTTATTGAGGTGGGCGAAACGTATGTAAGCTCTGAAGTGAGAGGAACATTTGGATATGTTGACCCCGAGTACCAAAGTAACCACCATGTGAATTCATCAGGTGACGTTTACAGCTTTGGAATGGTACTTCTACAAATCCTCTCGGGAAAGAAGGTTATAAATTTGAAACTGAAGAAACCAATGCCACTGAACAAAGTGGTAAGAAACCATGAATCTTAAATATCTTATACTATTTCAtgagttttctttgaaaaattgatCCGTTGTGCATATTTTGTATGACATACTTCATTTCTTAGGCAAAAGCATTCACCAGGGATGGGAGGATAACAGGATTTGCTGACCCTAAACTTCAAGGAGAGTACTCTGAAGAAGCATTTGATTTTGCACTTAAGTTAGCACTATCATGTACAGCCCTCAACCAACAACGTCCATCCATGGAGCAGGTTGTCAAAAGACTAGAAGAGGCTCTGTTCATTTCAAAAGGGAGGAAGGCTTCTACTCCAGAAACTCCAGCTGACAATATTTCTAATCCataaaagtattaattatttgagATCACTTTTATAATCAGATTTATGGACATtggtttgaaaatttttaagagaattttTTGTTCGTTATTTATAACAGAATTTTGTATTTAGATTCATTGATTACTTGAATCCTAAAAATACTTGTATTAATTTCCTGTGATAGTTACTAAGGACCATTACATAAGACTGGTTGATGAAATCTTTGCCTTTTTTCTTAGTATAAAAGAATCAAAGCCTATTTAATTCCAAACTTAATCAAGTATAGTTCAACTATGCATAAATACTTTTATTGTTGATCTGAtgaataaaataactttttttatggaattttttttttcacttgagGCTGCAAGTATACTTCAACTATGTCTGTTTCTTAGCAAAAAAGAATCTAAGCCTATTTAAGCTTTCTGACACCAAGGGTTCTAACTTCTAACAGAAGGTAATTTGAGGCAGAAAAGATTGACACAGAAAACCTTTATTTGTGCAATAACATAGGCTAATTCAATGCCTTAGGAATGTTCCATGAAAGATGCTAGTTCTTCTTTAGGTAAGACATTATGAACATGAAAACTTAGTGTGGAAAACTACAACCATGCGGGATTCTTCAAAGCAGTGACAACAGCTTTAACTTGAAGGTAGCTTCTAAGGCTGTAGATTCCCCTTACTCTCCCTTGTCCACTCATCTTATATCCACCAAAAGGTATTGCTGCATCAAAGACATCATAGCAGTTGATCCATACTGTTCCAACTCGCAATGCGCGCATCAAGGTGTTGGCAGTGTCCATATTTTGAGTAAAAACTCCAGAAGCCAGGCCATAGGAAGTTGCATTGGCTCTTCTTATCACTTCCTCTAGATCCCTATGATTTATTTCAAAACAGAATAAGTAGGATTTAAGAGAAGGAGCTACTGAAGAATGTCAAAGTACAAACATGATAGCACTTTTATCGAATGATTTATAGCATACTTGAATTTCAAGATAGATTGTACTGGACCAAATATCTCATCTTTTGCTATCAACATGTTGTCCTGTAATAATAACAAGGAAATCAGTTTAGTTATTTACTTCTGTTTTGTAGTTATGTTACTACTTGTTCAGAAATAAAACCATTGTTAATTGTAAGTATCTTGCCTGAACATTTGAGAAAACAGTGGGTTGGATGTAATAGCCTTTGGAGCCAATTCTTTGACCACCAGATTCCAGTGTAGCACCATTTTCAACGCCTGATCTTATGTACTTCATGATCTTCTCGAATTGCGCAGAATCAATCTGAAACACATACAATTATCAATTCATCACCCTTTAAGATGCCACCTACTTAGCATTTATCtacatagttaaaaaaaatgaaaactctgTTAGTATGAATGAGAAATTGCAAAACCATAAGGTTCTCTTACTTGCTATAACCAAAGATATTGAAAAACTTAGGATGTTATTCTTATTTGAACCAAAGGTTCTCTTTGATTTAAGGTTCATTAGGTAATAGAAGATAGGAGGTAGTCATAGATACCTGAGGACCTTGCTCAACCCCATTTTTGAAAGGGTCTCCAACTACACGTTTAAGAGCACGAGCTTTAGCCTTTTCCACAAATTCATCATATATGCTTTCATGGACAAATGTGCGAGAACCAGCACAACAACATTGCCCCTGTAGACAAGCAAAACAAAACAGCTTGAACCATATTGGATCATCatgcaataaataaataaaaattgagaatgCACTGTTCTCATTTTTGTGAATAATAACGTAAGAGAAATGCTACCAACACAGTCTTTAACATACTATTTTGAACACACTCTTTACTGTTGgctgaaatttattagaaatcacaaattttgtggatctcactttttatttaatgagtctCGCTAATGCTTTTGTAGTtctcaataaattttaagtagAGTGTATTGTTATCACtcctcataaaataaattaggatCATCAAacctgattaaaaaataaagcaaaatgtGCAGCCTCAACAGCTGCATCAACATCAGCATCCTCGCACACAATGAATGGAGATTTTCCACCCAGCTCCAGAGTTACTTCAGATTGCTGTGTGCAGACAGTTCTAGTACACGTTTACCAGTGCTAGTAGATCCTGTGAAAGCAAgctataaaaacaaaatcagtCAACTTTTAGTTTACTATTAGCTATTAGGCCATGTAGGCGGCATAAATTAATGCATATTTGTATTGTAGACTGTAGAGAGAATAAGGCAAatgaagatatattttttttggatgaaatgtGTTTTAGTTCCCTCAAAATTGGTTTTAACccctaaatttaaaaaaaaaaaaatttgatcctcatatttataaaatgtgGTGAATTTTGTCGCTAACCCTATACTTTATTTTGACTTGAGCAGGGACAAAATTCACAACATTTCATAAATACAAGGGCCAAAGCCATTGTTTTTACAATATAGAGACTAAAACCAATTTTGACCAATTCTTGAAATACATACAACACATTTTACCCATTTTTTTAAGTCTCAAGAATTCTTCCTCTAAATCTTTTGAAGTACCTTATCAACGTCCATATGACTACACAGCGATGCACCAGCAGTAGCACCAAAGCCAGTGATAACATTCAGAACACCAGGAGGAAGTCCTGCCTATTGCATCAAATCCATCAGTGAGGACCATTAAAAAGGTATAGACACATGCAGGACCACAATCTATTTGTGGTAAGCAATTTTGAGATTGCAGGCTTAAGTTCATTTCAATTGAAGCTTTCAATTTCCTAGAGGTCCAGTTAATAATGGTGACAATTGTAACATTGAAGACTTATACACATTCTCTTTAATGGaagaggtattttttttgttaattttattttggctagGCTTAGGTTATTGATCTAGCATTGGTAACAGCTAACAATTAAGcttgaagaagaaaatgtttCTGTAGCCTTCTATTAGGAAATATCTTCTACATGATTGCAAATATGCTGTGTATATATTTACTTTCCTATGTTACCTtgattctatatttatttacctTATAATGCATAGAATAAATCAGATGCCACTGATTATGGATCACGTCTGTCATGCCTTAGAATTGGTATAGAACATTCTTGtacatgtattatatatatcatgCAAAGGATCAAtgaaataacaatatatatacatattctaTTTCAATTTGCCTTGCTATTATCATACCCTACATCTTTACATTGCTGTCTTAAGATGGCATCAGAGCACGATCTAGAAAATGAAATACCATCAAAAAATTCACCTCAAAAACAACCAAATAGCAGTAGCAACAATTCAAATAACAACAGTTCTAATATGGATTCCTCAAATCCATACTATATCCATCCTTCAGATCACCCTGGTCATTTGCTTGTCCCAATAAAACTGAATGGCACCAATTACCCATCATGGAGTATATCGATGATCCATGCCCTCACagccaaaaacaaaataggctTTATCAATGGATCCATCAAAGCACCATCAGCAGTAGATCAATCTGCAGAGCATGCCCTATGGAATCGGTGTAACAACATGATTTTATCATGGCTCACCCATTCTGTAGAACCCGATTTAGCCAAGGGAGTCATTCATGCCAAGACTGCGCATCAGGTTTGGGAAGATTTTAAAGATCAGTTCTCACAAAAGAATGCTCCAGCAATATATCGGATTCAAAAGTCCTTAGCCTCTATATCCCAAGGCACCATGGCTGCCTCAACGTACTTTACAAAAATCAAAGGCCTTTGGGATGAATTAGAAACATACCGCACTCTTCCTACTTGCAACCAGATGAAAGCACATGATGAACAAAGGGAAAAAGATCGCTTGATGCAATTTCTCATGGGTCTTAATGATACCTACAGCACTGTTCGCACCAACATTCTCATGATGTCACCATTACCCAATGTGCGACAGGCCTACTCTCTAGTCATTCAAGATGAGACACAGCGCCAGATGACTTCCGAAACAACGGAGAATTTCTCCATTGCCGCTGCAATCCATAGTCATCCAGACAGCCTCTCCAACAAATTTGTCAAAGACAAACACTGTGAGCACTACAATAGAGATGGCCATACAATTAGCAATTGTCGGACTCTAAAATTTTATTGCGATTTTTGCAATAAAAACGGGCACACAGAGGATCGATGCAGAATTAAAAATGGGACTTACAACACAGGAACTCAAAGCAACAAGCACATCCAATCACAACAGCGACAACAAGGGCCTCGAAGCACTGCACCTAGGACTTTCTCTGCTGCCAATGCAGCAGATTCTTCCAAAAATGCACTTGAGCTATCTGCAGAACAGCTTCAGCAACTTGCCCGCGCATTGAATATGATGTCTCCAAACAATACCTCTGGTAATAGCAATGCTCATGCAAATGCTGCAGGTCTGTCTCTTTTCTCTAATGCCTCAATTAATTCTGTATTCACCAAGCCTTGGATTTTGGACAGTGGAGCTACCGATCATATCACATCTGATTCTACATTTCTCTCTGAAACAAAATTTCCATCCATACCTTCTGTCAATTTACCTACTGGGTCTTCTGCTCCAATCACATCTATTGGAGACATGTCATTCAATTCCAATATAACCTTAaaaatgttttgtgtgttcctTCATTTCGGTTAAACTTGATGTCTGTTAGCAAGCTCACCAAATCTCTAAATTGTTGTGTCATTTTGTTTCCTGACTTTTGTGTGTTGCAGGACTTGGCTACGGGGAAGACGATTGGCTCGGGTGAACAATGTGGTGGTCTTTATTACATGTCTCCATTACAAAAAATACCTGTCTCTCATCAAGTTTCTCAGCCCTCAAATATATGGCACATGCGTCTTGGACACCCATCTACATCTCGCCTCAAATTATGTTCTCCTTTATTGTCTCCAAACAACATATCTTTTGAGAATAATTGTAATGTTTGCCCTATGGCTAAACAGACTAgatttccttttcctttaaGCACTATATCAACTCATGCTCCTTTTGATTTATTACATTGTGATATTTGGGGTCCTCATAAAGTCCCCACACATTCAGGGGcacgtttttttttaactattgtcGATGATTTTACAAGATGCACATGGGTATTTCTTATGCGATACAAATCagattctcaaaatattttgaaatccttcattaattttgcttatacCCAATTTCAAGCTACTGTTAAAGCAATTAGAGTTGACAATGGTTCTGAATTCATGTCCATGAGAGAATTCTTTCAATCTCATGGGATAGAATATCAACGAACTTGCGTTtacacaccacaacaaaatggagttgtagAACGCAAGCATCGTCATATTCTAGTTGTGGCACGAGCATTACTATTTCATTCTCATCTACCTCTTGAATTTTGGGGAGAATGTGTATTAACTGCTGTTTACCTTATAAATCGTTTGCCATCCCCATTGTTATCCAACAAATCACCTTTTGAATTATTATACAATAAGCCACCATCATTTGATCACTTGAGAGTGTTTGGTTGCTTATGTTATGCTACTATTGTCCAACCTACACATAAATTTGATCCTCGTGCAAAAAGGGGTATCTTTGTTGGATATCCTACTGGTCAAAAaggttataaaatttataatcctGAGACAAAGACTTTCTTTGTGAGTCGTGATGTCAAATTTTGCGAAACCAATTTTCCTTCCATTCCAAACACATCTGAACCCAACCTaacttcatctcatccttcatatGAGGCCATTGATGATTGGCCTTCTCCTACACCATCTCATCATCAATCACAACAAACTGGTATACCTTCTGCACATGAGCCAAATTATCCTTCACACCTAACTACCGAAACATCTTCCGCTGCCTCACCTATAGTTGAACCAACTCTACCTACTTCCCACACTTCAAACACTCCAACTCCCTCCATTCCCCAAGTTCGGCAGTCTCTCCGTGACAAGAACCCCCCGATATGGCATAAAGACTACCACATGTCCACACAAGTCAATAAATCTCCCTTAGAGCCAACTTCTGGGTCAGGTACTCGGTATCCTCTTTCACATTACCTTTCATATTCACGCATTTCTTCTTCACATTGTGCTTTTTTAGCTAACATTACAGCCCACACAGAACCACAGTCCTATGATCAAGCTGTCCATGATCCACATTGGCAAGATGCAATGAATGCAGAATTAGAAGCATTAGAACAAAATAACACATGGAGCCTTGTACCTCTTCCTTCTGGTCATAAGCCCATTGGTTGCAAATGGGTATACAAAATAAAGTACAAATCTGATGGCACGATAGAGCGCTATAAGGCACGCCTTGTTGCTAAGGGATATACTCAAGTTGAAGGCATTGACTATCAAGAAACCTTTTCCCCTACTGCCAAGGTCACTACTCTTCGTTGTCTTCTCACTGTTGCAGCTGCTCGTAATTGGTTCATACACCAATTAGATGTGCAAAACGCCTTTCTTCATGGCGATTTGCATGAGTTAGTGTACATGGAGCCTCCACCTGGTCTTCGCCAACAGGGGGAGAACGTTGTATGTCGGCTCAATAAGTCACTCTATGGACTCAAACAAGCATCAAGAAACTGGTTCTCTACTTTTTCTGAAGCCATTCAAAAGGCTGGTTATCAACAATCAAAGGCTGACTACTCCCTCTTCATCAAATCTCAAGGTACTTCACTCACAATTGTTCttatttatgttgatgacatactTCTCACGGGCAACGATCTTCAAGAAATGAAACGCCTTAAAGAGTTTCTTCTCAAGCGTTTCCGTATCAAAGATCTTGgagatttgaaatattttttgggcATTGAGTTTTCTCGTTCCAAAGAAGGTATCTTCATGTCTCAAAGAAAATATGCTCTAGACATTTTGCAAGATTCGGGACTGACAGGCGCTCGCCCTGATAAATTTCCAATGGAACAAAATTTGAAACTAACTCCCACAGATGGAGTGGTACTAAATGATCCAACCAAATATAGAAGGCTTGTTGGTAGGTTAATTTACCTTACTGTCACAAGACCTGACATTGTATATTCTGTCCAAACATTGAGTCAATTCATGCATGAGCCAAGAAAGCCTCACTGGGATGCTGCATTGAGAGTCCTCAGATACATCAAAGGCACACCTGGACAGGGCTTACTATTTTCATCTGCTAATGACCTTACCTTAAAGGCTTTTTGTGATTCAGATTGGGGAGGTTGTCATGCCACTAGAAAATCTGTTACAGGATTTTGCTTTTTCCTTGGAAATTCTCTCATCTCATGGAAGTCTAAGAAGCAAGTTGTTGTCTCTAGATCATCAGCCGAATCTGAATATCGAGCTATGGCTAATACATGCTTGGAGTTGACCTGGCTACGGTTCATATTACAAGATTTAAAAGTCCCACAAGATGCTCCAACACCATTATTCTGTGACAACCAGGCAGCTCTACACATTGCGGCGAATCCTGTATTTCATGAGCGTACAAAACATATTGAAATTGATTGTCATATAGTACGGGAAAAACTACAAGCTGGGATGATCAATCCTTCTTATGTGCCAACAAAATTCCAGCTAGCAGATGTGTTTACAAAAGCTTTGGGAAAAGATCAATTTGTGACATTGCGCAACAAGTTGGGACTTCACGATATTCACTCACCAACTTGAGGGGGAGTATTAGGAAATATCTTCTACATGATTGCAAATATGCTGTGTATATATTTACTTTCCTATGTTACCTtgattctatatttatttacctTATAATGCATAGAATAAATCAGATGCCACTGATTATGGATCACGTCTGTCATGCCTTAGAATTGGTATAGAACATTCTTGtacatgtattatatatatcatgCAAAGGATCAAtgaaataacaatatatatacatattctaTTTCAATTTGCCTTGCTATTATCATACCCTACATCTTTACATTGCTGTCTTAAGACCTTCATCTCGGTCAAGAATATTCGGTTCATTTTTGGAGGGTAGAGATTTCAAAGTCAATGATAGCAATACAGTCCAAAGGGAGAGTAGGCCCAAGAGGGTGCAGAAGACACCAGCATATCCCTTGTCCGACAGCACTGTcacaattataacaaaatagCATGTTTCCACTATTCTATTATTTGCAATTCTATTATCATTGTTATCTTTTTCTGTTATGGGTCATGAGTGTCAAGCCTTATCCGTTGTATGATCACAATAAATATACCATGGAAAGGAAATAAGAATCAGAGaagaattattaaatatagGTTAGTGTAGTTAGCTAGTCCTATGCTCCTAACAGTCAAGCCATACAAGAACAGAAAAGAGGAACTAGTCATCATATACGATAGCGAAGGTATGGAATTTAATTGTGATTGCAGCCCtataaaagaataagaagatgGTCACAAAAGTGAAATCCAAGCCAGTATACACATAAATGGAAACATTTATAGGTGTGGTACATAAGGCTACCTCAAGAAATAGCTTTGACACATAAAGGGCAGAAAGTGGTGCCTGCTCTGAAGTTTTTATTACAACTGTATTACCACAAGCTAATGCAGGTGCAGCCATCcatgaaaaaataagaagtgGGAAATTCCAAGGAACAATCTGCCCTGCTACACCAATTGGTTCATGCAAAGTTTGGACATGGTATGGTCCATCAGCCGGAACTGTTAGACCATGAATTTTATCCACCCAACCTGAAGAAAACAGAAAGAATACCAAAGAACATCAACTTGTTATACAATACTATAactacaaaatagaagaattcaAAGATAATGGAATTACCTGCATAATATCGGAATAAGCGTACCACCATAGGTATTTCAACCTTAGCAGCCTGTTCATAAGTCTTCCCACTATCCCATGTTTCAATTGCGGCAACTTCATCATTGTGTTTCTCCAATAAACCAGCAAAGTGCAAAATTATACGCGATCTTTCCTAGAGAAGGTCATCAAagataatgattaaaatttgttGAATATAAAAAACGTGTAGCATCTTGTAGtccaaaagaaaaaatgcaGCATCAAAACAGCTCCATATTGAAATTTGTAGAACAAATAAGTATTAGATGATGTTTCAATACATAAGCTGTCATCTTTGGCCATGGTCCCTCATCAAAAGCCTTGCGAGCTGCACGAACAGCACGATTTACGTCTTCAGTGTCACCTTCAGCAACATTGGCAATTACATCTCCAGTTCTAGGATCAAAGGTTGGAAAAGTTTTTCCTAACAAAGGTAAAATAgttaaaatgttatattaagtTTCTATAGAATAGATTGTAATGTTTTCA encodes the following:
- the LOC114400373 gene encoding uncharacterized protein LOC114400373 produces the protein MHELPMDFWNWNRTVFPTSILLVCIFILITTMESATSEAVDTGCSLKIQLSPLLNDSRSEEGDWDEILHNKCCGAAFDAYIYALGWRANQTGKIYLDSTEQRNCLSRMKSLNDDVFGCGIENLTSGAGGCSDLLVSDVRSRLGNELRSLDENCQQSCSLCLKTWNTIGGTDSRKTNAKTEKIEADLCRIAVLVTLISSKIENVMYVKTVLRCLGAQHIYSGIWIVTGAIIGVILIILITACFMSRRYFRSAPPKKEVTFGDMLRKTACPRVPIKEVYAATNHLNEMNIIGKGTSDTYYWEIRATGIG
- the LOC114400375 gene encoding nodulation receptor kinase-like; the encoded protein is MTNNLNVAIKHIINDDGNVNTFVREITSLSHVRHPNIVALLSYCVEGDERFLVYELCPNGSLSEWLFGKNKVLSWIQRLEIAIDCARGLWFLHTYQGGCIVHRDIKPTNILLGSKFEAKLSDFGLSKVIEVGETYVSSEVRGTFGYVDPEYQSNHHVNSSGDVYSFGMVLLQILSGKKVINLKLKKPMPLNKVAKAFTRDGRITGFADPKLQGEYSEEAFDFALKLALSCTALNQQRPSMEQVVKRLEEALFISKGRKASTPETPADNISNP
- the LOC114400214 gene encoding uncharacterized protein LOC114400214, whose protein sequence is MKRLKEFLLKRFRIKDLGDLKYFLGIEFSRSKEGIFMSQRKYALDILQDSGLTGARPDKFPMEQNLKLTPTDGVVLNDPTKYRRLVGRLIYLTVTRPDIVYSVQTLSQFMHEPRKPHWDAALRVLRYIKGTPGQGLLFSSANDLTLKAFCDSDWGGCHATRKSVTGFCFFLGNSLISWKSKKQVVVSRSSAESEYRAMANTCLELTWLRFILQDLKVPQDAPTPLFCDNQAALHIAANPVFHERTKHIEIDCHIVREKLQAGMINPSYVPTKFQLADVFTKALGKDQFVTLRNKLGLHDIHSPT